A genomic window from Stigmatopora argus isolate UIUO_Sarg chromosome 13, RoL_Sarg_1.0, whole genome shotgun sequence includes:
- the hao2 gene encoding 2-Hydroxyacid oxidase 2 isoform X4, with protein sequence MSICNREGGQCAEMAMVCLTDFEEYAKEHLSKATWDYYAAGADECCTRDDNLLAYKRIRLRPRILRDVSVSDTRITVQGTELSFPVGIAPTAFHCLAWHEGEMATARATEALNTCYITSTYSTCSVEEIVAAAPNGYRWFQLYVYRDRKLSEQIVHRVEALGFKALVLTVDVPYTGKRRNDIRNQFRLPPHLKVKNFDGVFQAAGPEEYGIPANTLDPSISWKDVYWLQSITRLPIIIKGILTKEDAELAVEHGVQGIIVSNHGGRQLDGGPASIDALSEIVDTVQGRIEVYLDGGIRTGSDVLKALALGAKCVFIGRPAVWGLAYKGEEGVREVLQILNDEFRLSMALSGCRNVAEINRNLIQFSKL encoded by the exons ATGAGCATTTGTAATCG AGAGGGCGGGCAGTGTGCCGAGATGGCCATGGTGTGCCTGACAGACTTTGAAGAGTATGCCAAGGAGCATCTATCAAAGGCCACGTGGGATTACTACGCCGCCGGAGCGGACGAGTGCTGCACCCGAGATGACAACCTGCTGGCCTACAAGCG AATCCGCCTGCGACCTCGAATCCTGCGTGATGTCTCCGTGAGTGACACCCGAATCACTGTGCAAGGCACGGAGCTCAGCTTTCCGGTGGGCATTGCACCCACCGCCTTCCACTGTCTGGCCTGGCATGAAGGCGAGATGGCCACAGCAAGAG CCACAGAGGCACTAAACACATGCTACATCACTAGCACGTACTCCACCTGCTCGGTAGAGGAGATCGTGGCAGCGGCGCCCAACGGTTATCGCTGGTTCCAGCTCTACGTATACCGCGACCGAAAACTGTCGGAGCAGATCGTGCACCGTGTGGAGGCACTGGGATTCAAGGCCTTGGTGCTCACCGTGGACGTACCATACACAGGAAAGCGGCGCAATGACATCCGGAACCAATTCCGGCTGCCACCGCATCTCAAGGTCAAGAACTTTGACGGCGTTTTTCAG GCAGCGGGTCCGGAGGAATATGGAATCCCAGCCAACACTTTGGACCCGTCTATTAGCTGGAAGGACGTGTACTGGCTGCAGTCTATTACACGCCTGCCAATCATTATCAAGGGTATTTTAACTAAGGAGGATGCCGAGCTGGCGGTGGAACACGGTGTCCAAGGCATCATCGTGTCTAACCACGGCGGGAGGCAATTGGACGGCGGACCGGCTTCT ATTGACGCGTTATCCGAGATCGTAGACACAGTTCAAGGCCGTATCGAGGTCTACCTGGACGGGGGCATCCGGACGGGCAGCGACGTGCTCAAAGCTTTGGCCTTGGGCGCAAAGTGCGTTTTCATTGGACGCCCGGCCGTGTGGGGCCTTGCTTACAAG GGTGAAGAAGGTGTGAGGGAGGTGCTGCAAATCCTAAATGACGAGTTCCGTCTATCCATGGCTTTATCAG GTTGCCGGAACGTGGCGGAAATCAACAGGAACCTCATCCAGTTTTCCAAACTGTGA
- the LOC144087298 gene encoding kelch-like protein 9, which translates to MGIGDDSGPGRLSRRFSRLSGRRQSRAQPERSPAPPPERPAHREVDERLVVADPDPHPAPPRLRVPSPAPVALTSSVKIPPKKPDKATKPKLPPRPLSKVFSSIEHGSAVLQGLNVFRSSDVLCDVVLLPGDSQETFPVHRVIMASSSDYFKAMFTGGMRETDMREIKLHGVTKLGLKNILDFIYTSKVSLDMNNLQETLEAANFLQVIPVLRFCNQLLSSEITIDNCVEVEGIALDLILEDVQKNVSEFVGHNLSTLVECDRYLQLSEKTIVGTLSSNSLRGFSEMELYQIAKGWLAHDGAKRRHSIYALMRHIRFPLMNPSELIQISQEEDNQDEEGKSLMRSETSCVNLLLEASNYQMMPYMQPVLQSERTQIRSNTTHIVTLGGVMRQQLVVSRELRMYDDKTGHWRALKPMEVPCYQHGVALLGGFLFIVGGQSTYDTKGKTAIDSAYRYDPRFNDWLQIASLKETRTFFHLSALKGKLYAVGGRNAVGEIDSVECYNLKTNEWTFVKSMAQSHYGHAGTVHSDMLYISGGITHDAFQKELWRYEPAADEWTRCADMKELRGLHCMSTVGDRLFVMGGNHFRGSSDYDDVLSCEYYSPTDNQWTAVAPMPRGQSDVGVTVMQGQIYVVGGYSWNSRCMVDIVQRYDPEKDEWERVFDILEPLGGIRACTLTVHLPEGSVDEAHLQEGPLPTGEN; encoded by the exons ATGGG GATCGGAGACGACAGCGGACCAGGAAGGCTGAGTCGGCGCTTTTCCCGCTTGAGTGGCAGGCGTCAGTCTCGCGCTCAGCCCGAGAGATCGCCTGCGCCACCCCCAGAGCGACCGGCTCATCGAG AGGTAGACGAACGGCTTGTTGTGGCAGACCCTGACCCACATCCAGCACCACCTCGGCTTCGGGTCCCATCCCCAGCTCCTGTTGCTCTTACCTCATCTGTGAAAATTCCACCTAAGAAGCCTGACAAAGCAACCAAGCCCAAACTTCCTCCTCGGCCTCTTTCTAAGGTGTTCAGTAGTATCGAGCACGGCTCAGCTGTGTTACAG ggTTTGAATGTTTTTCGGTCTAGTGACGTCCTGTGTGATGTGGTTTTACTTCCTGGAGACAGCCAAGAGACTTTCCCAGTGCATCGAGTTATTATGGCATCATCCAGTGACTACTTTAAGGCCATGTTCACAG GTGGAATGCGCGAGACGGATATGCGCGAGATTAAGCTGCATGGCGTCACCAAATTGGGCCTGAAGAACATTTTAGATTTCATATACACCTCCAAAGTCAGCCTGGATATGAACAACCTCCAGGAAACCCTGGAAGCTGCCAACTTCTTGCAAGTCATACCGGTACTCAGGTTCTGCAACCAGCTTCTGAGCAGCGAG ATCACAATTGATAATTGTGTGGAGGTGGAAGGCATCGCATTGGACTTAATCTTGGAGGATGTGCAAAAGAATGTCT CTGAGTTTGTGGGCCATAACCTGTCGACCTTGGTAGAGTGCGATCGCTACCTGCAGCTCTCCGAGAAGACCATTGTCGGAACACTGTCCAGCAACTCTTTGAGGGGTTTCTCCGAAATGGAGCTCTATCAAATTGCCAAAGGCTGGTTGGCTCATGATGGTGCCAAGCGCCGACATTCCATCTACGCCTTGATGCGTCACATTCGCTTCCCCCTGATGAACCCTTCAGAGCTGATCCAAATCTCCCAAGAAGAAGATAACCAGGACGAGGAAGGCAAAtccttaatgcgttccgagacctCCTGCGTCAACCTTTTGCTGGAGGCCAGTAACTATCAGATGATGCCTTACATGCAGCCGGTCCTCCAAAGCGAGCGCACCCAAATCCGCTCGAACACCACCCATATCGTGACACTTGGCGGTGTCATGCGGCAGCAGCTGGTAGTAAGCCGTGAACTGAGAATGTACGATGACAAGACGGGTCACTGGAGAGCCCTCAAACCCATGGAAGTTCCTTGCTACCAACATGGCGTGGCTCTTCTAGGAGGCTTTCTCTTTATCGTTGGAG GTCAGAGTACCTATGACACCAAGGGTAAGACGGCCATTGATAGCGCTTACCGTTACGACCCACGCTTCAATGATTGGCTTCAGATCGCATCACTGAAAGAGACGCGGACTTTCTTCCACCTGAGCGCTCTGAAGGGGAAACTCTATGCCGTGGGTGGCAGAAATGCGGTTGGAGAGATTG ACTCAGTGGAGTGCTACAACTTGAAGACAAATGAATGGACTTTTGTAAAGAGCATGGCCCAGTCTCACTATGGGCATGCCGGGACGGTCCACAGTGACATGTTGTACATCTCAG GCGGCATCACCCACGACGCCTTCCAAAAGGAGCTGTGGCGCTATGAACCGGCGGCTGACGAGTGGACCCGGTGTGCGGACATGAAGGAGCTACGAGGCCTACATTGCATGTCCACGGTGGGGGACCGCCTTTTTGTCATGGGTGGGAACCACTTCCGGGGCAGCAGCGACTACGATGATGTTCTGAGCTGTGAGTACTACAGCCCCACGGACAACCAGTGGACGGCGGTGGCGCCCATGCCGCGCGGGCAAAGCGACGTGGGCGTTACCGTCATGCAAGGCCAGATCTACGTGGTGGGCGGGTATTCGTGGAACAGCCGCTGCATGGTGGACATTGTGCAGCGCTATGACCCCGAGAAGGACGAGTGGGAGCGAGTGTTTGATATCTTGGAACCTCTGGGCGGGATTCGAGCCTGCACACTGACTGTTCACTTGCCAGAGGGCTCAGTGGATGAGGCTCACCTCCAGGAGGGACCTCTGCCCACAGGCGAGAATTGA
- the hsd3b1 gene encoding hydroxy-delta-5-steroid dehydrogenase, 3 beta- and steroid delta-isomerase 1, with protein MSSLDGEVCVVTGACGFLGKTLIKMLLEQEKNIDEIRLLDIIIKKELLQSLEEIRGDIKLTVFEGDIQDADFVRKACRGATLVFHIASIIDVIEAVMPSKIYGVNVKGTENLLEASLRENVPSFLYTSTVEVMGPNLEGDPVVNGHEEMAYRCALKSSYSKTKKEAEDRALGYHDEPLANGGRLATCALRPMYIYGEDCRFLLGHMADGVRNGDVLYRTSLQEAKVNPVYVGNVAAAHLQAARCLTDPKRRADVGGKFYFVSDDTPHISYSDFNYALLSPLGFGIQERMMMPLRFFYVVCFLWEMACLMLRPFYRVVPPINRQLLTMLNTPFSFSYDKAKRELGYAPKYTWQQARSNTTQWLAEQLPEQRQKIWRK; from the exons ATGTCATCCCTGGATGGCGAGGTGTGCGTGGTGACGGGAGCGTGCGGCTTCCTGGGAAAGACGCTGATCAAGATGCTGCTGGAGCAGGAGAAAAATATCGACGAGATTCGACTCCTTGACATTATCATCAAAAAGGAGCTGCTGCAAAGTCTGGAAG AAATCCGGGGCGACATTAAACTGACCGTGTTTGAGGGTGACATCCAAGACGCCGACTTTGTGAGGAAAGCATGTCGGGGAGCCACGCTGGTCTTCCACATCGCCTCCATCATTGATGTCATCGAGGCCGTCATGCCTAGCAAGATTTATGGCGTCAACGTCAAAG GGACAGAGAATCTCCTGGAGGCCAGCCTCCGGGAGAACGTGCCCTCGTTCCTCTACACAAGTACGGTGGAGGTGATGGGTCCCAACCTGGAGGGCGACCCGGTGGTGAACGGCCACGAGGAGATGGCCTACCGTTGCGCCCTCAAGTCATCCTATAGCAAGACCAAAAAAGAGGCGGAGGATCGCGCCCTGGGGTACCACGACGAGCCTCTCGCCAACGGAGGGCGCCTGGCCACCTGTGCCCTGAGGCCCATGTACATCTACGGCGAGGACTGCCGCTTCCTGCTTGGCCACATGGCGGACGGTGTGCGCAACGGCGACGTCCTCTACCGTACATCCCTGCAGGAGGCTAAAGTCAACCCGGTGTACGTGGGTAACGTGGCGGCCGCCCACCTACAGGCCGCCCGCTGCCTTACGGACCCGAAACGGCGGGCGGACGTGGGTGGAAAATTCTACTTCGTGTCTGACGATACGCCGCACATCAGCTACTCGGACTTCAACTACGCTCTCCTGTCGCCATTGGGGTTTGGGATCCAGGAGAGGATGATGATGCCCCTGCGCTTTTTCTACGTGGTTTGCTTCCTGTGGGAGATGGCGTGTCTAATGCTCCGGCCTTTCTACCGGGTGGTGCCGCCCATCAACCGGCAGCTGCTCACCATGCTTAACACGCCCTTCAGCTTTTCCTACGACAAGGCCAAGCGTGAGCTGGGTTATGCGCCCAAGTACACCTGGCAGCAGGCACGCAGTAACACCACACAGTGGCTTGCGGAACAGCTGCCCGAACAACGCCAAAAAATATGGAGAAAATAA
- the hao2 gene encoding 2-Hydroxyacid oxidase 2 isoform X3, which produces MSICNREGGQCAEMAMVCLTDFEEYAKEHLSKATWDYYAAGADECCTRDDNLLAYKRIRLRPRILRDVSVSDTRITVQGTELSFPVGIAPTAFHCLAWHEGEMATARATEALNTCYITSTYSTCSVEEIVAAAPNGYRWFQLYVYRDRKLSEQIVHRVEALGFKALVLTVDVPYTGKRRNDIRNQFRLPPHLKVKNFDGVFQQAAGPEEYGIPANTLDPSISWKDVYWLQSITRLPIIIKGILTKEDAELAVEHGVQGIIVSNHGGRQLDGGPASIDALSEIVDTVQGRIEVYLDGGIRTGSDVLKALALGAKCVFIGRPAVWGLAYKGEEGVREVLQILNDEFRLSMALSGCRNVAEINRNLIQFSKL; this is translated from the exons ATGAGCATTTGTAATCG AGAGGGCGGGCAGTGTGCCGAGATGGCCATGGTGTGCCTGACAGACTTTGAAGAGTATGCCAAGGAGCATCTATCAAAGGCCACGTGGGATTACTACGCCGCCGGAGCGGACGAGTGCTGCACCCGAGATGACAACCTGCTGGCCTACAAGCG AATCCGCCTGCGACCTCGAATCCTGCGTGATGTCTCCGTGAGTGACACCCGAATCACTGTGCAAGGCACGGAGCTCAGCTTTCCGGTGGGCATTGCACCCACCGCCTTCCACTGTCTGGCCTGGCATGAAGGCGAGATGGCCACAGCAAGAG CCACAGAGGCACTAAACACATGCTACATCACTAGCACGTACTCCACCTGCTCGGTAGAGGAGATCGTGGCAGCGGCGCCCAACGGTTATCGCTGGTTCCAGCTCTACGTATACCGCGACCGAAAACTGTCGGAGCAGATCGTGCACCGTGTGGAGGCACTGGGATTCAAGGCCTTGGTGCTCACCGTGGACGTACCATACACAGGAAAGCGGCGCAATGACATCCGGAACCAATTCCGGCTGCCACCGCATCTCAAGGTCAAGAACTTTGACGGCGTTTTTCAG CAGGCAGCGGGTCCGGAGGAATATGGAATCCCAGCCAACACTTTGGACCCGTCTATTAGCTGGAAGGACGTGTACTGGCTGCAGTCTATTACACGCCTGCCAATCATTATCAAGGGTATTTTAACTAAGGAGGATGCCGAGCTGGCGGTGGAACACGGTGTCCAAGGCATCATCGTGTCTAACCACGGCGGGAGGCAATTGGACGGCGGACCGGCTTCT ATTGACGCGTTATCCGAGATCGTAGACACAGTTCAAGGCCGTATCGAGGTCTACCTGGACGGGGGCATCCGGACGGGCAGCGACGTGCTCAAAGCTTTGGCCTTGGGCGCAAAGTGCGTTTTCATTGGACGCCCGGCCGTGTGGGGCCTTGCTTACAAG GGTGAAGAAGGTGTGAGGGAGGTGCTGCAAATCCTAAATGACGAGTTCCGTCTATCCATGGCTTTATCAG GTTGCCGGAACGTGGCGGAAATCAACAGGAACCTCATCCAGTTTTCCAAACTGTGA
- the hao2 gene encoding 2-Hydroxyacid oxidase 2 isoform X2: protein MSICNREGGQCAEMAMVCLTDFEEYAKEHLSKATWDYYAAGADECCTRDDNLLAYKRYQKLTDSLNLNLIRLRPRILRDVSVSDTRITVQGTELSFPVGIAPTAFHCLAWHEGEMATARATEALNTCYITSTYSTCSVEEIVAAAPNGYRWFQLYVYRDRKLSEQIVHRVEALGFKALVLTVDVPYTGKRRNDIRNQFRLPPHLKVKNFDGVFQAAGPEEYGIPANTLDPSISWKDVYWLQSITRLPIIIKGILTKEDAELAVEHGVQGIIVSNHGGRQLDGGPASIDALSEIVDTVQGRIEVYLDGGIRTGSDVLKALALGAKCVFIGRPAVWGLAYKGEEGVREVLQILNDEFRLSMALSGCRNVAEINRNLIQFSKL from the exons ATGAGCATTTGTAATCG AGAGGGCGGGCAGTGTGCCGAGATGGCCATGGTGTGCCTGACAGACTTTGAAGAGTATGCCAAGGAGCATCTATCAAAGGCCACGTGGGATTACTACGCCGCCGGAGCGGACGAGTGCTGCACCCGAGATGACAACCTGCTGGCCTACAAGCGGTACCAAAAGCTAACAGATTCACTAAATCTAAATCT AATCCGCCTGCGACCTCGAATCCTGCGTGATGTCTCCGTGAGTGACACCCGAATCACTGTGCAAGGCACGGAGCTCAGCTTTCCGGTGGGCATTGCACCCACCGCCTTCCACTGTCTGGCCTGGCATGAAGGCGAGATGGCCACAGCAAGAG CCACAGAGGCACTAAACACATGCTACATCACTAGCACGTACTCCACCTGCTCGGTAGAGGAGATCGTGGCAGCGGCGCCCAACGGTTATCGCTGGTTCCAGCTCTACGTATACCGCGACCGAAAACTGTCGGAGCAGATCGTGCACCGTGTGGAGGCACTGGGATTCAAGGCCTTGGTGCTCACCGTGGACGTACCATACACAGGAAAGCGGCGCAATGACATCCGGAACCAATTCCGGCTGCCACCGCATCTCAAGGTCAAGAACTTTGACGGCGTTTTTCAG GCAGCGGGTCCGGAGGAATATGGAATCCCAGCCAACACTTTGGACCCGTCTATTAGCTGGAAGGACGTGTACTGGCTGCAGTCTATTACACGCCTGCCAATCATTATCAAGGGTATTTTAACTAAGGAGGATGCCGAGCTGGCGGTGGAACACGGTGTCCAAGGCATCATCGTGTCTAACCACGGCGGGAGGCAATTGGACGGCGGACCGGCTTCT ATTGACGCGTTATCCGAGATCGTAGACACAGTTCAAGGCCGTATCGAGGTCTACCTGGACGGGGGCATCCGGACGGGCAGCGACGTGCTCAAAGCTTTGGCCTTGGGCGCAAAGTGCGTTTTCATTGGACGCCCGGCCGTGTGGGGCCTTGCTTACAAG GGTGAAGAAGGTGTGAGGGAGGTGCTGCAAATCCTAAATGACGAGTTCCGTCTATCCATGGCTTTATCAG GTTGCCGGAACGTGGCGGAAATCAACAGGAACCTCATCCAGTTTTCCAAACTGTGA
- the hao2 gene encoding 2-Hydroxyacid oxidase 2 isoform X1 → MSICNREGGQCAEMAMVCLTDFEEYAKEHLSKATWDYYAAGADECCTRDDNLLAYKRYQKLTDSLNLNLIRLRPRILRDVSVSDTRITVQGTELSFPVGIAPTAFHCLAWHEGEMATARATEALNTCYITSTYSTCSVEEIVAAAPNGYRWFQLYVYRDRKLSEQIVHRVEALGFKALVLTVDVPYTGKRRNDIRNQFRLPPHLKVKNFDGVFQQAAGPEEYGIPANTLDPSISWKDVYWLQSITRLPIIIKGILTKEDAELAVEHGVQGIIVSNHGGRQLDGGPASIDALSEIVDTVQGRIEVYLDGGIRTGSDVLKALALGAKCVFIGRPAVWGLAYKGEEGVREVLQILNDEFRLSMALSGCRNVAEINRNLIQFSKL, encoded by the exons ATGAGCATTTGTAATCG AGAGGGCGGGCAGTGTGCCGAGATGGCCATGGTGTGCCTGACAGACTTTGAAGAGTATGCCAAGGAGCATCTATCAAAGGCCACGTGGGATTACTACGCCGCCGGAGCGGACGAGTGCTGCACCCGAGATGACAACCTGCTGGCCTACAAGCGGTACCAAAAGCTAACAGATTCACTAAATCTAAATCT AATCCGCCTGCGACCTCGAATCCTGCGTGATGTCTCCGTGAGTGACACCCGAATCACTGTGCAAGGCACGGAGCTCAGCTTTCCGGTGGGCATTGCACCCACCGCCTTCCACTGTCTGGCCTGGCATGAAGGCGAGATGGCCACAGCAAGAG CCACAGAGGCACTAAACACATGCTACATCACTAGCACGTACTCCACCTGCTCGGTAGAGGAGATCGTGGCAGCGGCGCCCAACGGTTATCGCTGGTTCCAGCTCTACGTATACCGCGACCGAAAACTGTCGGAGCAGATCGTGCACCGTGTGGAGGCACTGGGATTCAAGGCCTTGGTGCTCACCGTGGACGTACCATACACAGGAAAGCGGCGCAATGACATCCGGAACCAATTCCGGCTGCCACCGCATCTCAAGGTCAAGAACTTTGACGGCGTTTTTCAG CAGGCAGCGGGTCCGGAGGAATATGGAATCCCAGCCAACACTTTGGACCCGTCTATTAGCTGGAAGGACGTGTACTGGCTGCAGTCTATTACACGCCTGCCAATCATTATCAAGGGTATTTTAACTAAGGAGGATGCCGAGCTGGCGGTGGAACACGGTGTCCAAGGCATCATCGTGTCTAACCACGGCGGGAGGCAATTGGACGGCGGACCGGCTTCT ATTGACGCGTTATCCGAGATCGTAGACACAGTTCAAGGCCGTATCGAGGTCTACCTGGACGGGGGCATCCGGACGGGCAGCGACGTGCTCAAAGCTTTGGCCTTGGGCGCAAAGTGCGTTTTCATTGGACGCCCGGCCGTGTGGGGCCTTGCTTACAAG GGTGAAGAAGGTGTGAGGGAGGTGCTGCAAATCCTAAATGACGAGTTCCGTCTATCCATGGCTTTATCAG GTTGCCGGAACGTGGCGGAAATCAACAGGAACCTCATCCAGTTTTCCAAACTGTGA